One window of the Benincasa hispida cultivar B227 chromosome 3, ASM972705v1, whole genome shotgun sequence genome contains the following:
- the LOC120074600 gene encoding dnaJ protein P58IPK homolog, with amino-acid sequence MKLEETMLGFSISLSAMEASAWRGVAFTVFLLNFVLVCQLLLLQPLVSASDGILGNSAELFEKVSQNVKVKRYSEALDDLNAAIEIDPKLSEAYFHRGSILRQLCRYNESEKNYKKYLELKPGNSVGEKELSQLLQAQSALETALKHFDTGDYTKALEFLDKVVLVFSPACSEAKFLKIKLLLATKDYSAAILHTGYILKEDESNLDALLLRGRAYYYLADHDVASRHFQKGLRLDPEHGELKKAYFGLKNLLKKTRSAEDNVSKGKLRLAVEEYNAALALDPNHLAHNVHLHLGLCKVLVKLGRGKDAVASCNEALNIDGDLIEALVQRGEAKLLTEDWEGAVEDLKSAAQSSPQDMNIREALMRAEKALKMSKRKDWYKILGVSKTASVAEIKRAYKKLALQWHPDKNVENREEAEAKFRDIAAAYEVLGNEEKRTRFDRGEDIEDMGMGGGGGFNPFGGGGQQFTFTFDGGFGGGGGGFGGHPGGFEFHF; translated from the exons ATGAAACTCGAAGAGACAATGCTGGGATTTTCGATTTCGCTATCCGCCATGGAAGCTTCAGCTTGGAGAGGAGTAGCGTTCACGGTGTTTCTTCTCAACTTCGTCCTAGTTTGTCAGCTTCTCCTTCTTCAACCTTTGGTTTCGGCTTCAG ATGGAATACTGGGCAACTCTGCCGAGTTGTTTGAGAAAGTTTCACAAAATGTAAAGGTGAAGCGTTACAGTGAGGCACTCGATGATCTTAATGCCGCTATTGAGATAGACCCAAAACTTTCAGAAGCATACTTTCATCGTGGTTCAATTCTTCGCCAGTTGTGCAG ATATAATGAATCTGAGAAGAACTATAAGAAGTATCTTGAGTTAAAACCTGGAAATTCAGTGGGTGAAAAGGAGCTTTCTCAATTGCTTCAGGCTCAGAGTGCTTTAGAAACGGCTCTTAAGCATTTTGATACAGGAGATTACACAAAAGCATTGGAATTTTTGGATAAAGTTGTACTTGTTTTCTCTCCTGCGTGCTCTGAG GCCAAATTcctgaaaataaaattgttgttggCAACTAAGGACTATTCTGCTGCTATCCTTCATACTGGATATATTCTTAAAGAAGATGAAAGCAATCTGGATGCGTTATTACTTCGTGGGCGTGCCTACTACTATTTGGCAGATCACGATGTTGCCTCAAG GCATTTTCAGAAGGGTCTTCGTCTAGATCCAGAGCATGGTGAACTGAAGAAAGCATATTTTGGATTGAAGAATCTATTGAAAAAAACCAGGAGT GCAGAAGATAATGTCAGCAAGGGTAAGCTGCGTTTAGCAGTGGAGGAATATAATGCAGCCCTTGCATTAGACCCCAACCATCTTGCACACAATGTACATCTTCATCTTGGCTTATGCAAGGTACTGGTCAAGCTTGGTCGTGGAAAGGATGCTGTTGCTAGTTGCAATGAAGCCCTAAACATTGATGGAGACCTTATTGAAGCTTTGGTCCAG AGAGGGGAAGCAAAgcttttaacagaggattgggAAGGTGCTGTTGAGGATCTTAAGTCAGCGGCTCAAAGTTCACCGCAG GATATGAATATTAGGGAGGCACTGATGAGGGCTGAAAAGGCTTTAAAGATGAGCAAACGAAAGGACTGGTACAAAATTTTGGGGGTCTCAAAGACTGCTTCTGTCGCTGAGATTAAACGTGCCTATAAGAAGCTTGCTTTACAATGGCACCCTGACAAAAATGTGGAAAATAGAGAAGAAGCAGAAGCCAAGTTCCGAGACATTGCTGCTGCATATGAG GTCCTCGGCAATGAAGAAAAACGTACAAGATTTGATAGAGGGGAAGACATTGAAGACATGGGCATGGGCGGCGGCGGTGGTTTCAATCCTTTCGGTGGTGGTGGACAGCAGTTTACGTTTACTTTCGATGGTGGATTTGGTGGGGGTGGTGGTGGTTTTGGTGGTCATCCTGGTGGGTTTGAGTTCCATTTCTGA
- the LOC120074103 gene encoding fasciclin-like arabinogalactan protein 11, with translation MINNLFPISFFLIFLLFCQSISAQSTQPPGPSGPTNITGILEKGGQFSTFIKLLKSTQQSDQINNQLNNSNQGQGLTVFAPPDNAFSNLKPGTLNSLSDQQKVQLIQFHVLPTFISMSQFQTVSNPLRTQAGNSNAGQYPLNVTTSGSQVNLTTGVDDAVVSNTIYTDGQLAVYQVDKVLLPVDLFGTVAAPAPAPSKPVKAVSGSDAPAGASKDTSSDDSGAAAALNYRFAAAFGAVVGFVVAFALQQ, from the coding sequence ATGATCAACAACCTCTTTCCCATCTCCTTCTTCCTCATTTTCCTCCTATTTTGCCAATCGATTTCAGCTCAATCTACTCAGCCACCTGGCCCCTCCGGTCCGACCAACATCACTGGAATCCTCGAAAAGGGCGGCCAATTCTCAACCTTCATTAAGCTCCTCAAAAGCACCCAACAGAGCGATCAAATCAACAATCAGCTCAATAACTCCAACCAAGGCCAAGGCCTCACCGTTTTCGCTCCCCCTGATAATGCCTTCTCAAATCTCAAACCCGGCACTCTCAATTCCCTCTCCGATCAGCAAAAAGTTCAATTGATTCAATTCCATGTCCTCCCAACTTTCATTTCCATGTCCCAATTTCAAACTGTTAGTAACCCACTTCGTACTCAGGCCGGCAACAGCAACGCCGGCCAGTATCCGTTGAATGTCACCACTTCTGGCTCTCAGGTCAATTTAACCACCGGCGTCGATGACGCCGTCGTCTCCAACACTATTTACACCGACGGCCAATTGGCTGTTTACCAAGTCGATAAAGTTCTTCTTCCGGTTGATCTTTTTGGAACTGTGGCGGCGCCGGCGCCGGCGCCTTCTAAGCCGGTGAAAGCGGTATCGGGTTCTGATGCTCCTGCTGGTGCTTCGAAGGACACTTCTAGTGACGACTCCGGCGCTGCTGCGGCTTTGAATTACCGATTTGCGGCGGCGTTTGGGGCGGTTGTTGGATTTGTGGTGGCATTTGCTTTGCAGCAATGA